TACTTAATAACAGTAACAAAactaaactaaaactaaaCTAAGTAGGCTAACAAGCAACTCACACGCCCATCTCGTCTATATTAAATATGTCCACTGAGGAACCGCTGGATAGGGATATTGTAAAAAcccataaaaaaacaaaaaaccaTATTTTCCTCACCACTGCTCCTGTGTTTAAACCAAAGTCGTAGGGTCAAGTTCACGAATAAAAGTCCAGGGATTTCTAGTGACGGCCCTAGGATGGCTCCTAGCCTTGGCTTGTGGTTTGTTCCCTGTTTTTATGGCTGTTTTTTGCTGTGTTGTTTGGGGTGGTCGTAATAGCTTTTGTCTTCGCAAGGTGCTCGATGGGCGTTTTGTGGACTTCGTTGGTGACCTGGTGCTCGTGCTTGGTGTAGTTTTCCTCTCTGTTGTGTGACTTTTCGTTATGGGTGGAGTGTTAGGAGCTTTGGGGCATTTATCGTCCCTAGCGCTAAATCCACGCTTTTGTAGTTTGGTGATACAGAGGCAGGAGAGGGTGTTTTTTGGAGAGGTCTATAGCCATCATCACTTCCAGTCCTATCAGGGTTGGGCATTTTGTAATGTTGTTTGCTCGAAAGATCACTAATTTTTCCTTGTCTAAACAAAACTTCACAATCTTACCAACAGTGGTCAGCTTTCAAAAAGAACAGTCCACCAACTTGATGGTTTCTATATGTCGGCAATGACATATCTGGTCACAGCAGTCCGTGGCTTTAGAATTGGTTGCGATAGTTATAAAGAGAAGAAAGCGAAAGATGAATGTGACCgacaacattttgtttgattgCTTGTCTTCTCTAGGTGGGTGGTGTCTAGACTACAGACACATGGTAGTCACCCTGTCTCATTGGGATCGctgtgatttttttggtcaagttgtttttttattagtttaGTTGATGCCAATCTAATATTTCCCCGTGTCCCGGGGACAAAAAAGCTCATTATCGATATAAATAAGAACTTTTACACTTCGATATCACTTTATTTACATACCTATCTCACACATGGTAATTCATCTACAGTTTTGATATCAAGGGGAATTGTGGTGACCCCGGCCTCTAAGACTTTCCTTTTGGGGTAAAAAAAGGACAAAGCGCTGCGCTTTTGCTCATTATTGTACATTGTTGCTCGTGGCGGCGGAAGGGTCTGGGCGGGGTGAAGTGTAGCTCTCAGGCTAAGCACTTGACGTGCTTGGGCGTAGTGATGTGTTTCTAGGAATTTTTCTTGAACCCTCTCCTAAACAAGATAACAATAAATCTAATTATAACCAATGGAATAAGTATAACACAGTAGAATAACAGCACCTGTACCGTGCGTAGAAGCCTTGTGTTTTTTGGTTGAAACGTAGGCGGTTTTTTCAAAGTTTCAGAGTTTGTCTCTTAGGTTCGGCTTCGCGGTTCTGTTTCAAAGAGGGTTGTCTTGTGCTTCTTGGAACACATGTAGGCGTCATATCGCCCCCTCTGAATAGACTATCAGCATcttttctctgttttcttATGTGGAAAAGCACCTGGTTGTTGAAAAGACAAACCGAGGCATAGTATTCCCTATCTCCAAGTCTATATAGACGTACTCCGTTCTCGTATACAACAGTAGCCATCTAAGTAGAGTTTCTCTTGAGCTTGGAAGGTTAGCGAAATGAGTTGGTTAATGGCTTAGCGTTCCCTCTACTAGTATTTATAACGAATGCATTAATTACCCGTTAGGAACAATTACCACCAGTTGGCACGTGCCACATTAATTAACTTGCGGGCGATTAACTgaagagaaaaacatgactACACGTTATCACAAATACTCCTCGCCTTAACACTAAAAACTACTTCTAATTTTCACCTCGACTGCCGTTTCTTTTCCTAAAACAACACGAATAGCGCCCTTCTTTTACACCGTAAAGCACTTACGCTCATCGACAATAACACCGCCACATCTCTCCATTCTATTCATTCTCTTCCATTCCCACCGCCACATACTCTGTCCCATACACTGGAACGTTCACAGGCACTTCGCCGCAGAACATGACCACCGCCACCATCCAAACAAAGCTTGAAAACAAAACCGGGTTGTGTATCAACAACAACCGATGATTGCAAGGGAATAGACACCGTAGAAagcattttaattttatatggTCTTGTTATAAAGTCCAAAAAAAGGCCTGTGTCGGTAACGCTTCCAtttatagaaaacaaactgcGGTGAATAAATTGCTTGGTTGATCGCTGATTATATAAAAGGCTTGAAAAAGCTTGAGGAAAAACATCTCTGGTCGTGTATCGAATAACAGCCGATGATTGCAAGGGAATAGAcggtttttgttgttgtgcaCACCATCCCCGACTGTGACGCTCTGTTTCCCACTGTTTCGCCTTATCTACTTTTCTAAAAGGACTTTTTAATACTTATAAATACAACAACGCTAATTCAATATTCTAAGCATAGTATTACATCTCTTACGACCTTTTATCTTGGCTTCCACGGTTTCCAAGGGCGGACCGGGAAAGCCTTTGCAAGCCTCAAGGTTGATCCACGATCCACCATGATCCACCAGGCGCAGAACCCCCATTTTCTATACTACTGGTATGGGTTTTGCAATCGCGGATTAAAAGAGAAATGGATTGGTTGATAAAGGAATGACAATCCTCTTTTGTGTGTATCCTATGGATTGATATAACTACGCCATCTTCTTCATACATCATTTTTAACTTCAGTATGGCTTTTAGAGTCACGATTAGCATAAAGTTTAAAGGATGTGTGCTTGTGTTTAAAGGATGATGCTTGTGTTTTTATCAATAGACCGGCAAGAGCTCGATTTAAATCTGGTCCATTAGTACATTGCAGTATTGTATGTAAACAACCCTGTTTTCCAACCAAGACCATCCAAATCTTCTGCACTTTTACCCGCATTCCAACATCAAACATTAAATCGAGTGGTGCTCTTTGGAAAGCATTGTTAATCTAAATAGTGCAGGCATCTCTGACAACTATGCACCAATGAAAGCTTGCATGCAATTGTTACTTTCTAGAGaaagatgattttttctttcaatgtAGACCATCTTAAGTCTGGGAGTTGCTgtaaacaatgagcattgcctttgttttttaatgtttagTGCCATTGAATTGACCCTGGTCCAATTTAATACATCGCTAGCAATTCTATTTATTCTTAGTTCAACTTCGCAGATGTTAACGCCAGTCGCAATAAAGGTGGTGTTGTCGGCGAACATGGCAAGACTTACATCTAgcgaaaagaaagaaaaaggggAGGtcattaataaataaaaggaATAATAGCGGACTAAGGACCTTAACCATTCCAGTGAATTCTCAGAGCATCACTATAAACCCAACTTAAAAAGTAAAATGCTGTGGTCAACTAGATCGAACGCTTTTTTAAGGTCGATAAGTAGCATTCCACAGAGGAAATGGGGCAGAAGTTAGAACGTTCAAGAAGGTAGCCCTCCTTGAAAAGAGGAGGAACCTTTGCACATTTCCAAATATCAGGAAATACACTGGATGAGATAGATGCGTTAAAGATCTTAGTTAACGGCTGTTGTatctctggtgcagcagtcTTTAAAAAGAAACCCCCAATCTCATCAAGTCCAGCAGCCTCGGTGGCAAGATGAGATAGGCTGGAAAGAACGTTCTCTTCTGTCATGGGTGGTATTGAGAAAGAAGTACCAGATGGAATTTTGGACTTCACAAAATCaacacagggggggggggggggtgcaatcGGGACAGTCAAGTACAGGATCTACCTGTTACAAATTATTTTCCACAAGATTTTAGGTTTATCAAGattttttattgctttataGTACgactttttacttttctttatGAGATGTACAACAGAATTGAGCGCGTGTCATTAAGCATCCAATGCGGCTGGCGATTGCGTTTGTATTGCATAACAATGCAAGCGATAACACTATTTTATGGCGCTATTTATTTCACTCATAAACCAGCCAGGCCTTACGCTTGCCCCGATGTTCCTTTAGCGGCGCATGTTGGTTAAGTACGCTTTTGACAATTGAGAACAATTGTTCAAGTGCAAGGTTTGCTTCATTGAACATGACTAACGTACTTCAGGGTGCTAAAGATAAGTCATGCAAAAAGGCATCAACACAAAAATGTTTCCGCGAGCGTAAGCAAGATGTTATATGACCAGGCGGTCTAGACTGACTCTAAATTTTCATGCAACATAAACGGGAAGGTGATCACTCAAACAATGAGGAGCAGTTCCAGATTCAATAACAAAATCAGAGCtggaaacaaaaatatgatCAAGCAAGGATTTAGAGATAGGTCTGATCGGGAAATACTGTCTAATCGAGAAATACTGCTTATTGACAGCAGGCTGGTTTTTCGAGCAAATTAAATGAAAGTTAGATCCCCCAGAATTCAGACTGGTGTCCAATTAGAGGGTTAGCATGAGTAGTTAAAGTTTCAAGAAGAGCCACATTTTAAATCATTTCCGGAGGttgataaacaaaacaaagaaagcaTGAACAAGGCCCGCGACGGTTTTCACTTTCTCTGTTACCTAATGCATCTTTAGCCCTTGAACATGCTTTCCGCTCAGCCTGTGCGCAGTTTAAATGTTCTTGCTGCATTCTCATGCACTCTGATTTTTCTTCCTCCGTGAAACCTTCTGCCATCTCTAATTTTATTGGCTCTTCCTCTCTTATCGCCAACAACTTCACTGGCGGCGCATGCCTGAATTAAACATGACTTGTTCCTTCGAGAACTGCTGCGAACACGATCCACCATTGTGGCCATCttgcaaaaataaacagaatttTTTCAGAATTATTGTGGCTTTGTTGTTCTATTTCATCCATGGTTCGTTTGAAATTAGCCTAAATAATAATCACAGCTTTTATAGATGAGCTGTTATTCTGTTGTCATGGCGACATGCGCTGTCTAACTCAGTCTGTTTTTGATAATACTACAAGCGTGACAATAACAATGATCATAAAACTACTATGAACACGAATAAAGAGACAATCCTAATGGCAAAAGAGAGCTAAGATGATTTAACACGTTGTTTTGAATAATGAAAAGTAATCAAGCAATAATAACAGATGTCGTCTCAGTTTCCCTACGCCTCAAAGTAATAGAGACGAACTTTACGGATCGTGACAAATAGACTTTCCTTACGGCAAACGAAAGCTGAGATATAGAGGACTGTTTTAAAATAGGTCTGTTATAAAATTATTCTTGTGTCTTATCATTGATAATTTGGCTATGAAAAATCATGCACAAcctaataaaatattgtattgtCATGAGAACCTATTGGTTATTTAgatcaaaaataataaaatataacaggttacaatatttttgaaatatatattatacacctatttcaaacaaGGTATTGCATTGGAGGATCAATGTGTGGTAACACTGATTGGTTCATTCAAAAGACACACAAAAGGAAACATGGGTAGGCTTTGATCTATGCTTATTTGTTGGCTCATTTGATATCTTTGAAGCACTGCAGTTTGTGACATTGGTATTGCAACctcatttgaaataggtgtattatataaaataataaatgtcaAAACATGTATTAATAAAGAGACAACAGTTTGTCTACCACGTAACAATTAATTTTCATATTTAGAGGAGGCACCAAAAGCACTCCCCTAAATATGGAAATCAATATATGTGGAAGACAAACTGCTTGGCCCCACCACTGCCACCGCCTGCAGCTGCATTGCCTCTTttcttcttgttgttgttcttctCTATAAAAAAGGATGAAAGATTAGTatcaaattatatattttccaAACGTTCACCTAAAATACACCAATAAACACCATCTAGAATTAATTAATCAATGGGTCATGTAAatatggttttttttattttatgctgtAATTGACACACAACAACCTTGCATGTTACCAGACAAGGACTCTCTGATGCAACCTtacttgaaataggtgtatagtTCTAGGCTGAAATGACCATCACTATTACAAGTAACTTATCAGTCTGTTTCATATCCTCAGTGAGCACTGCTAAAGCGTATTGCAATGACATTTGTTGGAATATTTTATGAAATACTCTAAAATTAAGATAAAGAAATCAACTAAACCAGAGATTCTTCAATACTTACTTTTAGGTCGTGTGgggcattgtttttttttgtgcccCTGCCCCCGACACCTATAACAGCGCACATTATTATCTGATGAAATAAATATGTTAAACACTTGTTAAATTGTCATTACATTTTCACACTTCAAGTTCTTTCTACATATACTTACTTGTCCCGTCAGTGGGACATTTTTCAGCCTTATGGCCGTGACCTTTACACTTTTCACATGCTGTAAATCAAAAAGCGACATATAAGCTTAAAGTTAAGTTAagcttaaataaaaaaaacaacatttaattCAAGATATGAATGTCTGCGCcaaagaagtcttattaaagacgaaaatttggcagagtcgaattccagttttggTCTATTGTATTCAGTATTTTTTGTACttactttttcttttccctttCTGCTGATTATTTTCTGTCAAGCATTAAGTATAATAATAGTTTTGAGTTCGCTGCACTAATCAACACACCATTATTATGATATGACTCATTGGCTAATATTCAAGTACAAGCTTAAGTAAGCTTAACTTAAATAACTAAGAAACTTGTAAAGTAAAACCTGTCGTGTATCTAGTATTTGGGTATTGTACCGTATTGTACCTACACACTCCGAATTTTTATCGCTTGACAGTCCTCTGTTTGAATCTTTTTTTAGTAATTACCAACATTTTCTCTTCAAATATACTAAGGTTTGTTCCTAAAAGGAGCGCAAGTGATTGATACCTTCTCGTTTGCCGCCGCTCGATGGGGGTGGTCCGGCGGGCTGTGCGTTTTGCGACATTCTGTGGATAATGTAAAATTAAAGTAAAGGaacaaaaaaggtatttcttGCCTTTtaagcgagctagaaaaactgAGGTAAATAGGAGTTCAGGTTAAGTGTTGTGTACTTACGTTTTGGTGTAACACAACTGCAGGGgcaatatttaattttttgtttttgttttcgcgCGCGCCGCCCCTCTTGATTTTCCCGCTtaaaccacaggtatcccttGGAGTACTGACATTGATCGCTTGGTTTTCCTGTGTGTTTTGGGAAGGCCAGGTTACGATAGTTTTAGTATCGGTCTAAAGAATCCCAGCTTTATTTTACCAAGGTAAAAGCGATCTTTCTTTATATTGCTGAATATGTATACACAGTAAttgttgtttgctttttgtttaacTCCCTGTTGGGTGAGGGACTCTCGCTAAAAAGTCATCTATGCTCCTTTAGGATTTACAATTCGCTCAACCACAGGCGGCCCAAATTCATTACACGCAATCTATCTACTGTTTTGATGGGGATATGCAGTAGTCttgcactgcctaaaagcggagcctgCGTGGACGAGCATATTCATACTTGTGTCATAATTGTGTATGTGAAGGTCTTAAACTAGCTTTTAagttgtttgatttttttaaagtaaataTTGACGAAATGTAGTGTTGAGGTGGTATAATGATAAAGGCTCTCTGAAATAGTGGACTAATGTTTGCCATGGCTATTCTTGTGATGAATGAATAATGAAATGAGCAGAAGGACCCCAATACATACTAGTAAAGGAGAAAAATATCGACTAACTGTTATTTTATTGCATCTCTTTAATCAATCTCGTTTTGAATAATTCTATTAGCTTAGAGATAATTGTTTCCccatttttatataaaaaaggaatACATCATACTGATACATTGCCCggtacgaaaaaaaaaaacagagataAAACCCTTTCTGGGAAAAATACACTGAAAACGTACTCCTCGACCGAATGCAATGCATTCATAGGCTCCGAGGGTTAGAGCCCTTAACTCATAATTACGGTTAAAGCAAGAAAAGTTATCCAATGAGAGTTGCTGAAATGACAAGTCTTTGAGCTTTTTGAAGAAATATTGCCAGCCAGAGCATCAGCCACCAAATTTATTTATACCAGCGAAGCATCTTGGAGAACTGAGGGGGGAAACATGTGCATAATTGAGTCATATGAATAAGACCAGTGACACCTGGAAACATTAAGTCATCTTTTATAGTAATAACGTTTGGAGCATTCAAAGTGAATAGAGTTCACCAAGACTGTCATATAAAGCTTATTTTCTTTCATAATTCACAGTCACTGGCCAATGTCCATGTCTTGCACTTAACTGCTTACCAGATGTTACTGAGTAAGCTAGCAGAAAAGCTAGTCTTGCGAAAAAATGTGTTGTGTTGAGGTTGTCAGAAATACAACCCTTTCTTTGGGACATTATATGTTCTTTCTATCTCTTTTAACTAATGGTATTAGGGTTACAGTATTGCAGCCAAGATAGCTTAAAAATTGTTTCAAGTTGGAGGAAGGGTAAATATAATTCTTATTATCTGCCAAGGGACTCCAGTAATTTTTGTTTGTCAATAGTCACAAAATACTGTAAGATGTACCCAAGATGTATTATTGCAACAAAAGTAAAAACCTTTAGCAATTTGTTCAGTGGCTATATATTTGCTAGTTGAAGTTTATTGAGGTCACACAAAATCTCTAAGGATAACTTACAGCATTGTTAGTGATGAAAAGCATAGTGTTTGATATTAAGATGCAAACCATAATCAGAGTTACTTTACCTCTTCCTTATTGTTATACTGTAGCAGTAGGCTAGATGGCACATAATGCTCCaaaatgtctttttgtgtACGTAGCACATAATTTCtcatagaaaagaaatagaatATGTTACACATCCAGTGATATTAGGGTTTCAGTATTATATAACAAACGCTTACCAAATGTTCAATCAAACACTTAACGTTTCATTTGTGTATATACAGCTAATACTGTACATCACCAATATCCCATGCACACAATAGTACCTGTGCATTGTGTGAAAAGGTTATACATTCACATTACCATAAAGAACAATGCTAAAGACCATCTGCCATCACCTGTTAGTGTGTTTTGCTCGGGCACTCTATATAAAAGGAGATGTTTGAATATTTCTTTCAGCTTGCTTGTTGCTTGCCAGTTTCTATAACTTTGCTGTACTTGCAGCTGCTGCTTTGGATTGGTTATGTGCAATGATTCTTCATGTGGTACACTTTTCATGCTCTATAATAACTCGTGATTATTTACAATTGATTGGGGATGTATCAATTCTAGCAAATgttgaagaagaaaaagaggaaAAGTTTCATGTACAAAGTACATACTTGCCTGGATCCCAATTGCTGGTCACAGTGTATTGACCACAACGTTGAGTCGACACTGCATCAACAACCAGCCTTGCCTTTTACAGGCAACAGACCAATCCACAGTAGGAGCAGTTTAGAATAAAGAAAGCttaattgttatttattataatttgATGGATTAttcataaaaaagaaattgaatTATACTAGTATATTTCATGTTTTATGGGCACAATAAATACCCTGTTGATGGTAGCGTTGCATCTCTTTGCTTAGTAAAGCACTTGTAGTTATGTCTAATGAAAACAATTCAAGAGAAAAGAGGAAAATGGATTGGTCTCTTATCCCACCTTTCGCTGGCCAGCAGTGGTTATCACTGCTGATCAACATGCCAGCTCGCTAGCTGCAGTACTAAATGGCCTATAGACCATGCCACTGCCAAGTAATACAGCGATTACTATTCAAACGCTAGCTTTGCCCAACTTGGACGACAAAGGTGGTGTACAACAGGGCCATTAGCTACGATGAGCCAACACTGTGCAAGTAACTGTATCAACGATTACTATCGGCTCATTAACCAGCCAGCCAGTACTCCCTTTCCAGGAACACTGAGACCCAGCAATAATTAACCACTGTCAGCCTTGCCAGCCTTGAGCAGTAATCCAGTCACCATTGCACCAGCCCTTGCCCAGAATGTCATGAGGTGACTATTCAGAGCAACGTTTCCCATTTTGCTAGCATCAGTGTATACCTGACCCCCATGCCGGGTCATCACTGGGCAGCAATCCTGACGGACGTGTTTGCCACAACATTGCTATCTGCCTAACTAGCCAGCTGGTTTAGTGCTCCAGGCTTTTAGGCCTGACCAACATAAGCACTGTAACAAATCGCTCCAGGCTTTTAGGCCTGACCAACATGAGCACTGTTACTCCAGCATTTTCCGTAGCCCAGCTAATGTAGGCCTTCGAGGGCAATTCGTCCAGGCAAGCAATGGAAAGATGGCATGGAAGGGACCTGTCAGACAGGTCCATTTAGATTGTGAGACTTCTACTCACATCTCATTACTCATACCAAGATAAACCTGAGAGCAACTCGATTGATGATTATCTCACAGCATCACTCGTCGTGGTTGTATTCATCTGCCCACTGCAAGAGCTCCATGAAGGTGTCCCTGCGGTATGCAGGTGCAAACTCATGGCGTTGCTGGCACTGCTCAGAAAGCCGGTGAAGTCGCTCCATCTCAAATGTACGTGCCCTGGTTGTACGAGAATCCACTGCACGGAATCTATCCTCATTTACCAGAACACCCTCGTGGAAGGCGAAATCAGGGTCAGCATTGTCGCCTCCAGCTGACTTTGCTCTTGACAAAGCCACAAACAGTGGCTCATCTAGGCTGAACCAGTTTGGCCAGTGAAGTAGCATCATGGTTCTACAAAAGTCCTCCTGGAGCGGCTATGTAGCATAGGTGGAGCCACCACTAACGACTGGGACTTTTCCATTCTTGCATGCAAACTTGTACCAGGAGCACACTTCATCACGTGGTCTTGCTAGGTACTTGTCTAATGCTGTGCTGGATGTAGCTGTGTCCCCATTTCTTTCAGGACGGCGGGAACCCTTCATGGACAGATATGAGAACTGACGAGTGGATCGCCAAAGAGGAAGTCTACTGAGTTCAAACGAGGCCTCTGGTCCACTTACATCTCTCCTACCAACAGTTCTCATTAGCATTCGTGCACAAACAGATCTACCAGACACTTCATCTGCAGAATCAACTGCATTTACCATGTCCTTAAAGAGGTCTTCAGTTGCTCCTGTTGGCATGCATAGGCACAAAGATAGTCTACTATGGCTATGATGTCATCAGTGCTTGGGTTGTCAGGCGGTGAGTTTGACAGTATCACACTCAAGTCGCAGTTTGCTCTCCAGGACTGCAGGTTATACCTTGAGTGCTGTACAACTCTTGGGTGATCTCTTGCCATCTCTAGACGATCGGCCCCGTTGTGGTCTGCAACAATGTCCGGTTCTTCTCTTTTTGGTTTACCACGGTGATATTCTGAGCCAAACTCCATACGGCAGACACGCTCTCCAGGTTGAATACCAGGCTCATCATGGCGAGGTGTATGAAGACAATAGTCTGAGCAGGCGTGAAGCCCTACACGGTTCAAAAGGATGGTCTTCAAGCATAGCCTCCTGCGTAGCATCCAAGTCTAGCAGCATCCTAACCAAAGGATCACTGTCCTCAGGAACCGGCTCAGCAGTTCCTTCTGGTGGGAGCCACAACTCCTTTTTTGATTCCCCATCCTGGTCTTTACCTAAAAGTAGAggcaaattttaaattttcccATCTAAAAAAGAATCAAAGTTTAGATTACATATTTTATAACAAATAGATAtctaaaaaatgatttttgcctgcgtctgtcctctaatgCCCCAGCTAAACATTCAATCTAGTTTTGGTGAGCGCGCACGTTCATGCTGACGCCAAGCTTGTGTGTGTCTTCTATTAACACATGGACCCTGGTATCATATATATGGAGGTAGCGAGAATGGAGCAGGGATTTAGGCTTTCAGAAACACATGAAGTATCACAATGACATCAGGCTAATAAAATGATATTCTTACCGGCTGGGTGTCGAAGTTATCCTTCACCCACTCATTCAgcctgcgcactttctctggTTTCGGGCACTCCTCTTGTACAGCTTGGTGAAGGAGCTCATGGGGCTGGCGATCTTCTCTCCAGCTCAACTGATGCCAGTGGATTTGTCCACGTGACTTTGCAAACTCGTACCTGTACCAATAGTCACTTACTCCGAACACAGGTTTACAACATTCTCATGATATGTCCGAGTGCGCATATCAAAGTAACTCACAACCAGATGGGTATTCTCTTGAACTGCCTTGTAACGGGCATTGCTGTCTTCAAGCAAGTTTACCGTCTCCCCAGTTGTCTCAAGGATATACTGCTCTAACAGTCGTCGTAGCGGAGGCCAGTAGAACTCTGCACAGCTACCAGTCATGAAGCCCACGTTTCTCGTTGACCAAACACTGCACCATTGCTCTGAGTTCTCGACGCCGCTGGTCCCAATACTGTGAAGTCCCTCTGAGGCTTGCACCAAAGTACAAGAGCTTGTTGGCGATGGTGGTGTCTCCTCTTGCCATGCGCTCTTGCAAGTCAGCCACAGTCATGTGGGGATCACCTAGCTGCTGGTCAACATAGTATCCACTCTGTTCCAGCGCTCGCTTCCTCATGATCATGTTATGGACCACGAACTTCCAcaccttttaaaaaaatatgcaataTGATAAAAtgtacttatatatatataatgatgGGTAAAAATCTTTCGGGGACTCCCCATAAAAAAAGTCAAATATACTTGCCCCTCTACTGGGAAAAAAGTATCTTTACTGAAAACTAAGGAAGTTATACCTTGTGCTTGATAAACCTTCCATCCTGGTACCACTCCAGATGCTCAGCCCACTCATGGAGATGGGGGGCTGTCCTTGGTCTATTTATATGGAAGTCACCAAGTCCATATGGGAATAAGCAGGGGAAGGCCATGGTGAAGAAATATGGTGTGGAGAACTCTGATGCTGGGGTCTCATCAGTTGATGGCCACGGAATGACAGGTCGCTGGGCACCATTCCTTAGAGCATTGTTGTCCTGTCGGTGGGCCTCTTCACCCTCATTGTT
The sequence above is a segment of the Nematostella vectensis chromosome 2, jaNemVect1.1, whole genome shotgun sequence genome. Coding sequences within it:
- the LOC116612880 gene encoding uncharacterized protein LOC116612880 — its product is MSLFDLQHVKSVKVTAIRLKNVPLTGQIIMCAVIGVGGRGTKKNNAPHDLKRRTTTRRKEAMQLQAVAVMATMVDRVRSSSRRNKSCLIQACAASEVVGDKRGRANKIRDGRRFHGGRKIRVHENAARTFKLRTG